In Nonomuraea sp. NBC_00507, the following are encoded in one genomic region:
- a CDS encoding roadblock/LC7 domain-containing protein, with protein MTPTAGTDLNWLLDDLVSRVKEADHAIVLSSDGLLMASSAGLQRTDGEHLSAVASGLQSLAKGISEHISGGAVRQTVVEWKSQFLIVTTAGERACLAVLCAQNADIGLIAYEMAMMVARVGQYLTSGARNAEAIARSER; from the coding sequence ATGACCCCCACCGCGGGCACCGATCTCAATTGGTTGCTCGACGACCTCGTCAGCCGCGTCAAGGAGGCCGACCACGCCATCGTGCTGTCCTCCGACGGCCTGCTGATGGCCTCCTCGGCCGGGTTGCAGCGCACCGACGGCGAGCATCTGTCCGCCGTGGCCTCCGGGCTGCAGAGCCTGGCCAAGGGCATCTCGGAGCACATCTCCGGCGGCGCGGTACGGCAGACGGTCGTGGAGTGGAAGAGCCAGTTCCTCATCGTGACCACGGCGGGCGAGCGTGCCTGCCTGGCCGTGTTGTGCGCGCAGAACGCCGACATCGGGCTGATCGCGTACGAGATGGCCATGATGGTCGCGCGGGTGGGCCAATACCTCACCTCGGGCGCTCGCAACGCCGAGGCCATCGCCAGGAGCGAGCGGTGA